The Streptomyces sp. GSL17-111 region AGCGTGCTGACCCTGCGGCTCGCCGGGCCCCTCCAGTCCTGGGGGGCCACGGCCCGGTTCGCCCGCCGCACCACCGAGTCCGCCCCGACCAAGAGCGGCGTCATCGGGCTGCTCGCGGCGGCGGCCGGCATCGACCGGCAGGACGAGGCGGGGCTGCGGCCCCTGGCCGCACTCCGCTTCGGTGTCCGCATCGACCAACCCGGCACCCGCATCCGGGACTTCCACTCCGCCCACCACGGCGACACCGGCAAGTCCATGCCGCTGTCCGAGCGGTTCTACCTGGCCGACGCCGTGTTCGTCGCCGCCGTCGAGGGCGAAGCGCAGCTGCTCCACCGGCTCCACGCCGCTCTGCGCGACCCCGTCTACGCGCCGTTCCTCGGACGGCGCTCCTGCCCGCCAGCCCAGCCGGTGGAGCTGCGCGTCCGCGAGGATGCCGACCTCCACAGGGCGCTGGCCGCCGAGCCGTGGCAGGCGTCCCTCTGGTACCGGGGGCGGCATCGGGAGGCCACCGTCCGACTCGACGTCCTGCGGGAGGCGTCCGGGGGAGCGGAGGGTGAGCCGGGCGACGTGCAACGCGACCAGCCTCTCAGCTTCTCCCCGGCGCAACGCCGTTACGCCCTGCGCACCGTCGTGACGACCACCGTGGACGTCCCCCACCCGGGTGTCCCGCAGCAGCGGCACGACCCGTTCGAAGCTCTGGAAGAAGAAAGTCCCTGATGTACCTGACCCGCTTCCGCGTGAACTCCGCGCGACCCGGGGCCCGTCGGCTCCTCGGCTCACCCCAGAGGCTGCACGCCGCCGTCATGTCGTCCTTCCCCGGCCTGCTGCCGTCCGACGGGCCGGGCACCACCGGCACGTCGGCGGACGGCCCGCGCGTGCTGTGGCGCATCGACCACCGGGCACGGGCCGAAGTGCTGCTCTACGTCGTCAGCCCCGCCCGCCCCGACCTGACCCACCTCGTCGAGCAGGCCGGCTGGCCCGCGCTCGCCGACCCGGAGACGCCCGGATGGGAGACCCGCCCCTACGCCCCCTTCCTCGACCGGCTCACGGCTGGTAGCCGCTGGTCGTTCCGGCTCACCGCGAACCCCGTCCACACCATCCGGCGCACGGACGACGAGCCCAAGAAGCTCACTGCCCACCGCACCCCGATCCACCAGATGGGGTGGCTGCTGAAGCGCCAGAAGGACGCCGGGTTCCAGATCGTCGAGAAGCCCGCCACCGACCGGCTCCTGCCCGGCGGCACCACGTACAAGAGCAAGACCGAGCACCATGGCGACCAGTACGAACTCACCGTCGGCGACCTCCGGGCCCGCGCCTTCGACAAGTCCGGCCGCTCCGCGCCCTCCGGCCGAAAGTCCCAGCCCGTCACCCTGGTCACCGTCACCTTCGAGGGCCGGCTGGAGGTCACCGACCCCGCTCTGCTGCGCCGCACCCTCACCCAGGGCATCGGACGCGCCAAGGCGTACGGCTGCGGCCTCCTGACCCTCGCACCCGTCGCCCGGACGGCATGAGGCGATGACGACCGTCTCCCGCCGCCCGGCCCTCACCCCGCGTCACCTCAGCCGGGCGGGCGACCGCACCTCGTTCGTCTACCTGGAGCGCTGCGTCGTCCACCGCGACGCCAACGCCATCACGGCGGAGGACGCGGACGGCACCACCCACATCCCGTCCGCCACCATCGGCACCCTCCTCCTCGGCCCCGGCACCCGCGTCACCCACCAGGCGATGAGCGTCCTCGGCGAGACGGGCGCCGCCGTCTGCTGGGTCGGCGAACAAGGCGCGCGCTACTACGCGGGCGGACGCGCCCTCACCCGCTCCTCGGCCCTCATGGTGGCCCAGGCCCGCCAATGGGCCAACCCCCGAAGCCGACTCGCCGTCGCCCGAGCCATGTACCGGCTGCGCTTCCCCGACGAGGACCCCACCGGCCTCACCCGACAGGAACTCCTCGGCCGGGAGGGGCGGCGCGTCAAGGACCACTACAAGGCGGAGGCCCGGCGCACGGGTGTGCCGTGGCGCGGGCGCCGCTACACCCCTGGCGACTTCGCCAGCGGCGACGCCGTCAACCAGGCGATCACGGCGGCGGCGCAGTCCATGTACGGCATCGCGCACGCCGTCGTCACCTCCCTCGGGTGCAGCCCGGCGCTCGGCTTCATCCACAGTGGCCACGAGCTGTCGTTCGTGCTCGACATCGCCGACCTCTACAAGACCGAGGTCGGCATCCCCCTCGCCTTCGACGTCGCCGCCGAAGGCGACGAGGACGTCGCCTCGCGCACGCGCCGCGCCCTGCGCGACCGCATCGCCGAGACGGGGCTGCTGGACCGCTGCGTCAACGACATCAAGCGGCTCCTGATCCCAGGCGCCACGTCCGCCGAGGGCGTCGGCGACGACGCGGACGTCGTCCGGCTCCACAGCGACGGCGGCCAGGAGGTCGCCGCCGGACGGAACTACGGAGGCGGGGACGACGATGTCCCGGAGGCGATGACCTGGTGACCGTGATCGTCCTGACCAACTGCCCGGTGGGCCTGCGCGGATTCCTCACGCGCTGGCTCCTCGAAATCTCCGCCGGGGTCTTCATCGGCAACCCCTCCGCCCGCGTCCGGGACGTGCTGTGGAACGAGGTCCAGCAGTACGCCGGACAAGGCCGCGCCCTGCTCGCCCACACCACCGACAACGAGCAGGGCTTCACCTTCCGCACCCACGACCACGCCTGGCACCCCGTCGACCACGAGGGCGTCACCCTCATCCACCGCCCGAAGGCCAAGCCCCTCGACCCCGCACCGACCACCACCCCTCGACGCGGCTGGAGCACCGCCTCCAAACGCCGCCGCTTCGGCAACCGATGACGGTGATGCGAGCTATGAGTGAATTGCCGGACTCAACGAAAGTCATGAAAACCCGCGCTCCGCCCCGGCAAACCCCCAGGTCACGCAGTCTGCTCCCCGCGCACGCGGGGATGGTCCCTTCATGCCTGGCTCGCGGCGAGCAGGTCGGCTCTGCTCCCCGCGCACGCGGGGATGGTCCCGCGGACATCGTGCGGGCCACGGGCCTGCACAACTGCTCCCCGCGCACGCGGGGATGGTCCAGGGCCTTCTGTGGGGTCACGGGGGCCGCGCTCCTGCTCCCCGCGCACGCGGGGATGGTCCCGCCCTCGGCCGCCGCGCGAGCACCAACCCCGACTGCTCCCCGCGCACGCGGGGATGGTCCCAGCCGCTCGTCATCTGGCAGGACGAGCGGGGGCTGCTCCCCGCGCACGCGGGGATGGTCCCGCATTGTCGCCGCAATCGAGTCGGCCGCGCTCCTGCTCCCCGCGCACGCGGGGATGGTCCCTCTTCGCACCCGGCCGCATCGACCATCCGCACCTGCTCCCCGCGCACGCGGGGATGGTCCCCGCAGGGCGTACCGCGAGCGGAACGGGAGCTGCTGCTCCCCGCGCACGCGGGGATGGTCCCGCTGAGGCGATGAGCTTCCCGGATGCGCGTCCTGCTCCCCGCGCACGCGGGGATGGTCCCCCGGCGGTCAGATCCGCAACCACGGCCAGATCCTGCTCCCCGCGCACGCGGGGATGGTCCCCGTCCTGCCTCCCATGGCCGCCACCGGACCGGCTGCTCCCCGCGCACGCGGGGATGGTCCCGCTTCGTACAGGCCCAGCGTGTCAGCGGTGAACTGCTCCCCGCGCACGCGGGGATGGTCCCTCGTTCACACGGCGCCCGGTGCGCACCAGTGGCTGCTCCCCGCACGCGCGGGGATGGTCCCGGCGGTACGCCGCCCCGCCGGACCCCCGGCGACTGCTCCCCGCACGCGCGGGGATGGTCCCCTGGCCCCGACTGTGCCGGACTTCCCGCCCGTCTGCTCCCCGCACGCGCGGGGATGGTCCCTCCGCCCGGTGGTCGGGGGCTCGCCTCGGTCGCTGCTCCCCGCGCATGCGGGGTTCCCTCCTGCTTCGGTGCGGGTGTGGGTGGTGTGCTTGCCCGGCCGCCGCCCCCGCCTCCGCCACCCTCCGCCGGGTGGGGGGAATTCGGCGGCGGCGCCCGCAGGGTCGTGGACCGGGCGCCGGGGGGCCGTCAGGGTGCGTGGGGTGACCTTCACCGCGATCGCCGACTACGGGATGCTCGCCGACGGCAGCTCCGCCGCTCTCGTCGACCGGCGCGGCTCCGTGGACTGGCTGTGCCTGCCGCGCTTCGACAGCCCCGCCCTGTTCGCCCGGCTGCTGGGCGAGGACGCGGGGCACTGGTCGGTGACGCCGACGGGGGCGTTCGACGTCCGGCGGCGGTACGTGCCGGGGACGCTGGTCCTGGAGACGACGTTCACGACGGCGGGCGGCACGGCGTGCCTGCGGGACGCGCTGGCCGTGCCCGAGGGGCAGCGGGGGCACGACCTGGGGCTGCGGCCGCCGCACGAGCTGTTGCGCGCGGTGGAGGGGCTGGACGGGGAGGTGGAGTTCGACGTCGAGTTCGTGCCCCGCCCGGAGTACGGGTTGGTGCGGCCGTTGCTGCGGGTGGACGGGCGCGGGGCGCGGACGTTCGGCGGTCCGAATCCGTGCGCGTTGCGCTCGCCTGTGGCGTTGCGGGACGGTCGCGGCGCGGCGCGGGCCCGGTTGCGGGTCCGGGCGGGGGAGCGGCTCGGGTTCTCGCTGCTGTGGGCGCCGCCCGAGGAGGTGCCGCCGGAGCCGACGGCGCCGGAGGCGGTGGGGGAGCGGATCGCGGACACGGTGGAGGCGTGGCGTTCGTGGGAGGCGGATCACGACATCTACCACGGCCCGCACCGCGACACCGTCCGGTTGTCGGCCCGGGTGCTGAAGGGGCTGACGTACCGGCCGACGGGGGCGGTCGTGGCCGCGCCGACGACGTCGCTGCCCGAGGCGGTGGGCGGGGAGCGGAACTGGGACTACCGGTACGCCTGGATCAGGGACGCCAGCCTCACGCTGGAGGCGCTGTATCTGGGGTCCTGCCCGGACGAGGCCGTGGACTTCGTCTCCTTCATGACGAGCGCGGCCGGGGGCGGTGCCGACGTCGACTCCTCGCTGCAGATCATGTACGGGGTCGGTGGGGAGCACGACCTGTCCGAGCGTGAGCTCGGCCATCTCACCGGCTGGCGGGGTTCGCGTCCGGTGCGGGTGGGGAACGGGGCGTGGGACCAGACGCAGCTGGACGTCTACGGGGAGTTGCTCAACGCGCTGTACCTGTACCGGGATCGGCTCGGGGAGCTGCATCCGGAGGTGCAGCGGTTCGCGGCCGGGTTGGCGGACGCGGCGGCGCGGCGGTGGGAGGAGCCGGACGCCGGGATGTGGGAGATGCGGGGGCCGGCGTTGCACCACGTGTCGTCGAAGGTGCTGTGCTGGGTGGCGTTGGACCGGGCGGTGCGGCTCGCGCCGGAGCTGGGCGGGTACGCGCGGACGGCCGCCTGGAGTGCCGCGCGGGACCGCGTCCACGCGGCGGTGCTGGAGCGGGGGTGGAGCGAGCGGCGGCGGGCGTTCACGCAGTCCTTCGACTCCGAGGAGCTGGACGCGGCCGTGCTGCTGATGCCGTTGTACGGGTTCCTGCCGCCGACGGACGGGCGGGTGCGGTCCACGGTGGAGGCGGTGGAACGCGGGCTGACGGAGGACGGGCTGGTGTTGCGGTACCGCGTCGCCGACGAGGGGAGCGCGGACGGGCTCGCCGGTGGTGAGGGGACGTTCGCGCTGTGCTCGTTCTGGCTCGTCTCCGCGCTGGCGATGGCGGGGGAGCCGGACCGTGCGCAGGAGTTGTTCGACCGGGTCGCGGGGTGTGCGAACGATCTGGGGCTCCTGGCGGAGGAGATCGATCCGCGCACGGGTGAGCTGTTGGGGAACTTTCCGCAGGCGTTCAGCCATGTCGGGCTGATCAACGCGGCGGCGGCCATCGACCGGGCGCGCGGCGTCCTGTAGCGCGCGGCGTCCTGTGGGACGCGGGCCGGTCGGGGCCGTGGGTGTCCCCGGCCCGGGGGGCCGGGCGCGTGGGGTCCGGGTCGGACCCCCGGTCCTCCGCGGACCGGGGACGGGCCGAAGGTAGCAGCTTGCAAGAGCTTGCAATAGATGTTGCGGTCAGATGACCCCTTCGTTACGTGGGTTTGTCCGATCCCTTGACCGCGGTGGAGGGGTCTTCTACGGTCATGCCTCGGAAGAGCTTCCACGGTCTTTCAGTGATTTGCAGCGGCTTCTCCACGGCCGCTTCCCCCCACCAGCCTTACGGGCGCGGCGCGTTGCCCTGCGAAGGCCTCCGCAGACAGCTTTCCCTCAGGCAGGAGGAATCGTGGTCCGTAGAACCACGGCCGCGTCGCTCGCCCTTGTGGCGGGTGCCGCAGGTGCGCTCGTATCGTTGCCCGCTCCCCAGGTCCAGGCGGCGCCGCCCGGCGCCAAGGACGTCACGGCGGTGATGTTCTCCTGGAAGTTCGACTCCGTCGCCCGGGCCTGCACGGACTCCCTGGGCCCGGCCGGGTACGGCTACGTCCAGGTCTCGCCGCCCCAGGAGCACATCCAGGGCCCGCAGTGGTGGACGTCCTACCAGCCGGTCAGCTACAAGATCGCCGGACGTCTCGGTAACCGCGACCAGTTCCGCAACATGATCGACACCTGCCACGCGGCGGGGGTGAAGGTCGTCGCCGACGCCGTCATCAACCACATGAGCGCCGGGAGCGGCACCGGCACCGGCGGGTCGCCGTACACGAAGTACGACTACCCGCAGGCGCCCTACAGCGACGGCGACTTCAACGACTGCCGCAACGACTCCATCGACTACCGCGACCGCTACCAGGTGCAGTACTGCGAGCTGGTGGGCCTGTCGGACCTGCGGACGGGCAAGGAGTACGTCCGCCAGCGCATCGCCGACTACCTCAACGACCTGCTGTCGCTGGGCGTGGACGGCTTCCGCGTCGACGCGGTCAAGCACATACCGGCCGACGACCTCTCGGCGATCAAGTCCAAGCTCTCCGACCCGAACGTGTACTGGAAGCAGGAGGCCATCCACGGCGCCGGCGAGGCCGTCGACCCGGCGGAGTACCTCGGTACGGGCGACGTGCAGGAGTTCCGGTACGCGCGCGACCTCAAGCGCATGTTCCAGAGCGAACGCCTCGCCCACCTGGAGAACTTCGGTGAGAGCTGGGGGTACATGAACGGCGGGCAGTCCGCCGTGTTCGTGGCCAACCACGACACCGAGCGCGTCGGCGACACCCTCACCTACAAGGACGGCGCCGACTACACGCTCGCCCACGTCTTCATGCTGGCCTGGCCGTACGGCTCGCCGGACGTCCACTCGGGGTACGAGTTCGCGGCCAAGGACGACGGCCCGCCCGGGGGCGGCACGGTGAACGCCTGCTACCAGGACGGGTGGAAGTGCCAGCACGACTGGCGCGAGATCTCCTCGATGGTCGGACTGCGCAACACCGCGCACGGGCAGGGCGTCACGAACTGGTGGGACAACGGCAACGACGCCATCGCCTTCGGGCGCGGCGACGCCGCCTACGTCGCCATCAACCACGAGGGGTCCGCGCTGACCCGCACCTTCCAGACGTCGCTGCCCTCGGGCGACTACTGCGACGTGCAGAGCGGCGACACCGTGTCGGTGAACGGCTCCGGGCAGTTCACCTCGACGCTGGAGTCGAACACGGCCCTCGCCCTGCACACCGGTGCCCGCGAGTGCGGTGACGACGGCGGCACCGAGACGCCGGACGGCACCGGGGCCTCGTTCTCCGTCGACGCCACCACGCAGTGGGGGCAGGACGTCCACGTCGCCGGGGACTGCGCCGCTCTCGGCGGCTGGAACACGGCCGACGCGCCGAAGCTCGACCCGGCCGCCTACCCGGTGTGGAAGCTCGACGTCGACCTGCCCGCCGGGACGACCTGCGCCTACAAGTACATCCGCAAGGACTCCGGCGGCGGGGTGACGTGGGAGAGCGGGGACAACCGCTCCCTCACCGTGCCCGCCGATGGCCGCGTCACGCTCGACGACACCTGGCGCGCCTGACCGCGCCGCCCGGCGCCTGACCGCCAGGTCCGGCGCCGGGCCCGGTAGACCCGCCGCCCGGCTCCCGTCCACCCGTCCCCGCTGACGGGAGCCGGGCGGCACCCCTGCCCGACCGCACCGTCCCGATCGCCCCGACCGTCCCGCAAGGAGAGCGACCCTTGAACGGTTTCTCCGTGCGTCGCAGAGGCACGGCCGCCGCCCTGGTGGCCGGCCTGCTCACGACGCTCATGTCCGCCTGCGCCCCAGACGAGGACACCTCGGCGCCACCACCCCCGTCGGAGGAGAAGCTCGCCGCCGCACCGACCCGGCACGAGCTGACCCGCGAGCAGTTCTACTTCGTCCTGCCGGACCGCTTCGCCAACGGCGACCCCGGCAACGACGAGGGCGGCCTGACGGGTGGCCGGCTGGAGACCGGGTTCGACCCCGAGGACAAGGGCTTCTACCAGGGCGGTGACCTCAAGGGCCTGATCGACCGGCTCGACTACATCAAGGGCCTGGGCACGACGGCGATCTGGATGGCGCCGCTGTTCAAGAACAAGCCCGTCCAGGGCGAGGGCGAGAACGCCTCGGCCGGGTACCACGGCTACTGGATCACCGACTTCACCCAGATCGACCCGCACTTCGGGAGCAACGAGGACCTCAAGGCGCTGACGAAGGCCGCCCACGACAAGGGCATGAAGGTCTTCTTCGACGTCATCACCAACCACACCGCCGACGTCATCTCCTACGAGGAGAACTC contains the following coding sequences:
- the cas5e gene encoding type I-E CRISPR-associated protein Cas5/CasD, whose product is MSVLTLRLAGPLQSWGATARFARRTTESAPTKSGVIGLLAAAAGIDRQDEAGLRPLAALRFGVRIDQPGTRIRDFHSAHHGDTGKSMPLSERFYLADAVFVAAVEGEAQLLHRLHAALRDPVYAPFLGRRSCPPAQPVELRVREDADLHRALAAEPWQASLWYRGRHREATVRLDVLREASGGAEGEPGDVQRDQPLSFSPAQRRYALRTVVTTTVDVPHPGVPQQRHDPFEALEEESP
- the cas6e gene encoding type I-E CRISPR-associated protein Cas6/Cse3/CasE: MYLTRFRVNSARPGARRLLGSPQRLHAAVMSSFPGLLPSDGPGTTGTSADGPRVLWRIDHRARAEVLLYVVSPARPDLTHLVEQAGWPALADPETPGWETRPYAPFLDRLTAGSRWSFRLTANPVHTIRRTDDEPKKLTAHRTPIHQMGWLLKRQKDAGFQIVEKPATDRLLPGGTTYKSKTEHHGDQYELTVGDLRARAFDKSGRSAPSGRKSQPVTLVTVTFEGRLEVTDPALLRRTLTQGIGRAKAYGCGLLTLAPVARTA
- the cas1e gene encoding type I-E CRISPR-associated endonuclease Cas1e, with the translated sequence MTTVSRRPALTPRHLSRAGDRTSFVYLERCVVHRDANAITAEDADGTTHIPSATIGTLLLGPGTRVTHQAMSVLGETGAAVCWVGEQGARYYAGGRALTRSSALMVAQARQWANPRSRLAVARAMYRLRFPDEDPTGLTRQELLGREGRRVKDHYKAEARRTGVPWRGRRYTPGDFASGDAVNQAITAAAQSMYGIAHAVVTSLGCSPALGFIHSGHELSFVLDIADLYKTEVGIPLAFDVAAEGDEDVASRTRRALRDRIAETGLLDRCVNDIKRLLIPGATSAEGVGDDADVVRLHSDGGQEVAAGRNYGGGDDDVPEAMTW
- the cas2e gene encoding type I-E CRISPR-associated endoribonuclease Cas2e, which encodes MTVIVLTNCPVGLRGFLTRWLLEISAGVFIGNPSARVRDVLWNEVQQYAGQGRALLAHTTDNEQGFTFRTHDHAWHPVDHEGVTLIHRPKAKPLDPAPTTTPRRGWSTASKRRRFGNR
- a CDS encoding glycoside hydrolase family 15 protein, with the protein product MTFTAIADYGMLADGSSAALVDRRGSVDWLCLPRFDSPALFARLLGEDAGHWSVTPTGAFDVRRRYVPGTLVLETTFTTAGGTACLRDALAVPEGQRGHDLGLRPPHELLRAVEGLDGEVEFDVEFVPRPEYGLVRPLLRVDGRGARTFGGPNPCALRSPVALRDGRGAARARLRVRAGERLGFSLLWAPPEEVPPEPTAPEAVGERIADTVEAWRSWEADHDIYHGPHRDTVRLSARVLKGLTYRPTGAVVAAPTTSLPEAVGGERNWDYRYAWIRDASLTLEALYLGSCPDEAVDFVSFMTSAAGGGADVDSSLQIMYGVGGEHDLSERELGHLTGWRGSRPVRVGNGAWDQTQLDVYGELLNALYLYRDRLGELHPEVQRFAAGLADAAARRWEEPDAGMWEMRGPALHHVSSKVLCWVALDRAVRLAPELGGYARTAAWSAARDRVHAAVLERGWSERRRAFTQSFDSEELDAAVLLMPLYGFLPPTDGRVRSTVEAVERGLTEDGLVLRYRVADEGSADGLAGGEGTFALCSFWLVSALAMAGEPDRAQELFDRVAGCANDLGLLAEEIDPRTGELLGNFPQAFSHVGLINAAAAIDRARGVL
- a CDS encoding carbohydrate-binding module family 20 domain-containing protein, whose translation is MPAPQVQAAPPGAKDVTAVMFSWKFDSVARACTDSLGPAGYGYVQVSPPQEHIQGPQWWTSYQPVSYKIAGRLGNRDQFRNMIDTCHAAGVKVVADAVINHMSAGSGTGTGGSPYTKYDYPQAPYSDGDFNDCRNDSIDYRDRYQVQYCELVGLSDLRTGKEYVRQRIADYLNDLLSLGVDGFRVDAVKHIPADDLSAIKSKLSDPNVYWKQEAIHGAGEAVDPAEYLGTGDVQEFRYARDLKRMFQSERLAHLENFGESWGYMNGGQSAVFVANHDTERVGDTLTYKDGADYTLAHVFMLAWPYGSPDVHSGYEFAAKDDGPPGGGTVNACYQDGWKCQHDWREISSMVGLRNTAHGQGVTNWWDNGNDAIAFGRGDAAYVAINHEGSALTRTFQTSLPSGDYCDVQSGDTVSVNGSGQFTSTLESNTALALHTGARECGDDGGTETPDGTGASFSVDATTQWGQDVHVAGDCAALGGWNTADAPKLDPAAYPVWKLDVDLPAGTTCAYKYIRKDSGGGVTWESGDNRSLTVPADGRVTLDDTWRA